A genomic region of Brevibacillus sp. JNUCC-41 contains the following coding sequences:
- a CDS encoding PAS domain-containing sensor histidine kinase, with protein MKVGYENESEYKQEILKLNKQIEGFLNIFNSMSEPYIRVDEELRLTYANDAACALLETAKEQLESMKITDFLDVIPLNNQVVSSSLKTSNESERQIIQLHTGALKQIEFMPIGSLFEGQQFYRLGDVTLDVSSSRETRMSRQMFLDIFDTAIESIVLFDSSGIIMEVNHAFIHVLGIPKKEIVGKNMRGLISPNYREYWDESIQRAFDESNFKGEVEIKVGDELHHFTFSISSTVGNELYMSVLRKITESNIIEKKLETSERIFAELFDQSMDAIIFWNDDGIIFRVNHSACKIFESSREDLIGSHIWKYVYSNKNHFSQMMETFERDTQVRGELIYKMPNNQIKLLELTAKKHEGDGYNVTIFRNVSERWLIEKELRDSEKKFRKIFEGTLDGLILWNHEGFTDINEAGQKILEISKRKLLSISIQGFIEKIPENAPVLNAHIENVYKHEVYSSIIPITFEDGRVKHIEFLTRKNLYSNLNLSIFRDVSKNLEMQEQIRKSDTLNVVGELAAGIAHEIRNPMTALKGFIQLLEDGVKGEFSTYFHVITSEIKRIETIITEFLVLAKPQALKIFKQDVHTILRETLELLAAQALLENIQFETDFEEDEFNVLCEANQLKQVFINIIKNALEVMPDGGSVSIKTNRFSEKYVCISITDKGMGISTEMLKKLGEPFYTTKDRGTGLGLMVSYKIIEEHNGYIEVESEVGKGTSFHIYLPFE; from the coding sequence ATGAAAGTCGGTTATGAGAATGAATCGGAATATAAACAGGAAATTTTAAAATTGAATAAACAGATCGAAGGGTTTTTGAACATTTTCAATTCGATGTCAGAGCCTTATATTAGGGTTGATGAGGAACTGCGTCTCACTTATGCCAATGATGCCGCTTGCGCCCTGCTGGAAACCGCGAAAGAACAGCTGGAGTCCATGAAGATAACTGATTTTCTCGATGTCATCCCTTTAAATAACCAGGTAGTGTCAAGTTCCCTAAAAACCTCGAATGAAAGTGAAAGGCAAATTATCCAACTACATACCGGAGCCCTTAAGCAAATAGAGTTCATGCCTATAGGCTCACTTTTCGAAGGACAGCAGTTCTACCGTTTGGGGGATGTGACATTGGATGTTTCTTCATCAAGGGAAACAAGGATGTCAAGGCAGATGTTTTTGGACATTTTCGATACAGCCATAGAAAGCATCGTTCTATTCGACAGTTCAGGAATAATAATGGAAGTAAACCATGCCTTTATCCATGTCTTGGGCATCCCGAAAAAAGAGATTGTCGGCAAGAATATGAGGGGCCTCATATCCCCAAATTATAGGGAATATTGGGATGAGAGCATACAAAGGGCCTTTGATGAGTCGAACTTCAAAGGAGAGGTAGAGATAAAGGTTGGGGATGAACTGCATCATTTCACTTTCTCGATAAGTTCAACGGTAGGAAATGAATTATATATGTCGGTGCTTCGAAAAATTACAGAATCAAATATAATAGAAAAAAAGTTAGAGACGAGCGAAAGGATTTTTGCCGAATTATTCGACCAGTCCATGGACGCAATCATATTCTGGAATGATGACGGGATCATTTTTCGGGTCAATCATTCAGCATGTAAAATATTCGAATCCAGCAGAGAGGATTTGATTGGCAGTCATATCTGGAAATACGTGTACAGCAATAAAAACCACTTTAGCCAGATGATGGAAACATTTGAAAGAGACACCCAGGTGCGGGGTGAGCTGATTTATAAAATGCCTAATAACCAAATTAAATTGCTTGAATTGACTGCCAAAAAACATGAAGGTGACGGATATAACGTAACGATCTTTCGAAATGTCAGTGAGCGTTGGCTGATTGAGAAGGAATTAAGGGATAGTGAAAAGAAGTTCAGGAAGATTTTTGAGGGAACATTAGATGGCTTGATATTATGGAATCATGAAGGGTTCACCGATATTAATGAAGCTGGGCAGAAAATATTGGAGATTTCAAAGCGCAAACTGCTATCTATATCTATACAGGGCTTCATCGAAAAAATTCCTGAAAATGCTCCTGTCTTGAACGCTCACATTGAAAATGTTTATAAGCATGAGGTCTACTCTTCCATCATTCCGATAACATTCGAAGATGGAAGGGTTAAGCATATTGAATTTTTGACGAGGAAAAATCTATATTCGAACCTGAATTTAAGCATTTTCCGTGATGTGAGTAAAAATCTCGAAATGCAGGAACAAATCCGAAAATCGGATACTTTGAATGTCGTTGGTGAATTGGCGGCCGGAATTGCTCACGAAATCAGGAATCCAATGACAGCCTTAAAAGGTTTTATCCAGTTGCTTGAAGATGGTGTGAAAGGGGAGTTTTCCACATATTTTCATGTGATTACTTCCGAAATTAAGCGAATCGAAACCATTATAACGGAATTCTTGGTACTGGCAAAACCGCAGGCGCTAAAAATTTTCAAACAGGATGTTCATACCATATTGAGGGAGACACTGGAATTACTGGCCGCTCAGGCACTATTGGAAAATATTCAATTCGAGACAGACTTTGAAGAAGATGAATTTAACGTTTTATGTGAAGCGAACCAGTTAAAGCAAGTGTTCATTAACATCATCAAAAATGCATTGGAAGTCATGCCGGATGGGGGATCTGTTTCCATTAAAACAAACCGGTTTTCAGAGAAATACGTTTGCATTTCTATTACCGACAAAGGAATGGGGATTTCAACGGAAATGCTAAAAAAATTGGGTGAACCTTTTTATACGACGAAAGATAGGGGAACCGGGCTCGGGCTCATGGTCAGCTATAAAATCATTGAAGAGCACAATGGCTATATAGAAGTGGAAAGCGAAGTGGGAAAAGGGACGAGCTTTCATATTTATTTGCCATTCGAGTAA
- a CDS encoding aspartyl-phosphate phosphatase Spo0E family protein, giving the protein MNSRCATEICSEIRMKRWEMMELAKMYGLNHENTLRQSEQLDKLINEYLILQHHSSVEVRNKREEMVVIVQQPFNDDITF; this is encoded by the coding sequence ATGAATTCTAGGTGTGCAACGGAAATTTGTTCTGAGATTCGAATGAAGCGTTGGGAAATGATGGAGTTGGCCAAAATGTATGGGCTAAATCATGAGAATACCCTTCGCCAAAGTGAGCAGCTTGACAAACTTATAAATGAGTATTTGATCCTTCAACATCATTCATCAGTGGAAGTGAGAAATAAGCGGGAAGAAATGGTCGTTATTGTGCAGCAGCCCTTTAATGACGACATTACCTTTTAG
- a CDS encoding ZIP family metal transporter: MSGVLLGSILSAMSTGFGALPILFIQGSITHRFRDTLLAFTAGIMMAASLLSLIPESLATGGFVPLVIGVFLGVMTLTIMEKNIPHIDLSHTKSGIQFDEKALLIITAITLHNIPEGLSVGVSYASDSADTGNLIAFAIGLQNAPEGLLVALFLINQKIGKLTAFLIATLTGTIEIITGLLGFYLTSYIGFLVPYGLAFAAGAMLFIVYKELIPESHGDGNERTSTYSFIVGLLFMVILLEVL, translated from the coding sequence ATGAGTGGAGTTTTATTAGGCAGCATCCTTTCTGCAATGTCTACAGGTTTTGGTGCGTTACCAATCTTGTTCATTCAAGGTTCAATCACACATCGATTCAGAGACACGCTTCTGGCATTTACGGCTGGAATTATGATGGCTGCTTCGTTATTGAGCCTGATTCCTGAGTCTCTGGCCACCGGAGGGTTTGTGCCGCTAGTCATTGGGGTTTTTCTCGGAGTAATGACATTAACGATCATGGAAAAAAACATTCCTCATATCGATCTCAGCCATACGAAAAGTGGCATTCAGTTCGATGAAAAGGCTTTGCTCATCATCACTGCCATTACACTCCATAATATTCCTGAGGGTCTTTCTGTTGGGGTCAGTTACGCCTCTGATAGTGCTGATACAGGTAATTTGATCGCTTTTGCCATCGGCCTGCAAAATGCTCCGGAAGGCTTACTAGTGGCCTTGTTTTTAATTAATCAAAAAATCGGTAAACTCACAGCGTTCCTGATAGCAACCTTAACCGGTACCATCGAAATAATTACTGGCTTACTAGGTTTTTATTTAACCTCTTACATTGGGTTCCTGGTCCCATACGGCCTAGCTTTCGCCGCCGGGGCCATGCTTTTCATCGTTTATAAGGAATTGATTCCTGAAAGCCATGGGGATGGCAATGAACGCACATCTACCTATTCCTTCATTGTCGGCCTTTTATTCATGGTCATATTATTGGAAGTTTTGTAA
- a CDS encoding MFS transporter, translated as MGSIAAIKTKPQKQDMTLKIMIVIGICHLMNDSLQAVVPAMFPILEKSMSLTYTQLGMIAFCLNIVSSLLQPAVGFYTDKRPFPYALPIGLTSTLIGVIILAIAPNYSIILGAVILMGLGSAIFHPEGSRVAYMAGGPKRGLAQSIYQVGGNSGQALAPLITAIVLVPFGQKGALWFALVALLAVILLLYIAKWYSQKLVHFQPKKLAAKIINKERTHKVAKALVLILFIIFARSWYVSCMTNFYSFYLIEQYSFTIKSAQFFLFAFLAAGAVGTFFGGPLADRFGRKNIIFFSFSASMPITALLPFVPPTAAFILLLMAGFIIMSSFSVTVIYAQELVPGKVGTMAGLTVGLAFGMGAIGSVSLGAIADIIGIGSMIKLVGFLPLLGIISILLPTDLTLKKWYAEE; from the coding sequence ATGGGAAGTATCGCTGCCATTAAAACAAAACCGCAAAAACAAGATATGACTCTGAAAATCATGATTGTCATTGGCATTTGCCATTTAATGAATGATTCTCTTCAGGCCGTCGTACCAGCCATGTTCCCAATCCTCGAAAAATCAATGTCGCTAACATATACACAGCTGGGAATGATTGCATTCTGCCTGAATATCGTCTCATCGCTCCTGCAGCCGGCAGTCGGGTTCTATACGGATAAAAGGCCATTTCCATATGCATTGCCCATTGGGTTGACCAGTACTTTAATCGGGGTCATCATACTCGCAATTGCCCCTAACTATAGCATTATCCTTGGTGCAGTCATCTTGATGGGCTTAGGGTCGGCCATATTCCATCCCGAAGGCTCCAGAGTTGCCTATATGGCAGGCGGACCAAAAAGAGGCCTGGCACAATCAATTTATCAAGTCGGCGGGAATAGCGGGCAGGCACTTGCCCCACTCATCACTGCCATCGTGCTTGTTCCTTTTGGTCAAAAAGGTGCACTCTGGTTTGCCTTGGTTGCCTTATTGGCCGTTATCCTATTGCTGTATATTGCCAAGTGGTATTCCCAAAAATTAGTTCACTTCCAGCCTAAAAAGCTTGCTGCAAAAATAATCAATAAAGAGCGGACCCATAAAGTGGCCAAAGCCCTGGTATTGATTTTATTCATAATCTTTGCCCGTTCCTGGTATGTATCGTGCATGACGAACTTTTACAGTTTTTATTTGATCGAGCAGTATTCGTTCACGATAAAATCCGCACAATTTTTCCTATTTGCCTTTTTGGCTGCCGGTGCTGTAGGTACATTTTTCGGAGGTCCGCTTGCTGATAGATTCGGGCGTAAAAATATCATATTCTTTTCTTTCTCTGCCAGTATGCCAATAACCGCACTTTTACCATTCGTACCTCCAACAGCCGCTTTTATTTTATTATTGATGGCGGGATTCATTATAATGAGCAGTTTTTCCGTCACTGTAATATACGCACAGGAATTGGTCCCTGGAAAAGTCGGAACGATGGCAGGCTTGACAGTGGGGTTAGCCTTTGGAATGGGTGCCATTGGATCCGTTTCATTGGGAGCCATTGCAGATATAATCGGAATCGGATCCATGATTAAGCTAGTGGGATTCCTGCCACTACTGGGAATCATCAGCATACTGCTGCCGACTGATCTGACATTGAAAAAATGGTATGCAGAAGAATGA
- a CDS encoding sensor histidine kinase, with translation MKTRHKFTTYLLIVILPLIILSIIYWVHLERSIQKERQEQAEWTVTVYQEYIDQFIRETKANLELLSLSSSVLYMDNKKTELLMKWIKDTDSRYAGIYWLNRNGVSISGSNKNFNHYYLIEQNDLELAVKTQKAVVAGTKELYNPDYNYFSIFAPILNHDKKVQGFLLAHIRLDHMENILKILSPGQTFILETKDKTRILDRNAEGFTEHSKWVDVPLTEVDWKLSVKLPDKISTNNMNVFLMLVFFTFFFAHMIYTIVEELIIRRNAKNQKLLNERQKIEFVGTLAASTAHEIKNPLTGIKGLVQLLVEKHPEEQDQFYYSVIMKEIERINSIVSEFLILGKPMAQTLSIHDIRSIIAELRPIIESEARHFNIEVEWKIMKEPILVHCTKDQLKQVILNIAKNGFEAMEVGKKLRIRIHHENEWAKIMISDTGQGLSEKEIGKVFDPFYTSKKEGTGLGLFVCKRIIESFNGTIEFSSKPLNGTTVTISLPLIKDHH, from the coding sequence ATGAAAACAAGGCATAAATTCACCACATATCTACTTATTGTTATTTTACCATTAATTATTCTCTCAATCATTTATTGGGTGCATTTAGAACGTTCTATTCAAAAAGAAAGACAGGAACAAGCTGAATGGACGGTAACGGTTTATCAAGAATACATAGATCAATTTATCAGAGAAACGAAGGCAAACCTTGAACTGCTTAGCCTTAGCAGTTCCGTGCTTTATATGGATAACAAAAAAACCGAACTTCTTATGAAATGGATCAAAGATACAGATTCCAGGTATGCAGGAATATATTGGCTAAATCGAAACGGTGTCTCCATTTCAGGGTCGAATAAGAATTTCAATCATTACTATCTAATTGAACAGAATGATTTAGAACTTGCAGTAAAAACCCAAAAAGCCGTTGTTGCAGGAACAAAGGAGCTATATAACCCTGATTACAATTATTTTTCCATTTTTGCTCCCATTCTGAATCATGATAAAAAAGTGCAAGGGTTTTTATTGGCACATATCAGGCTGGATCATATGGAAAATATATTAAAGATTCTCAGCCCTGGTCAAACCTTTATATTGGAAACAAAGGACAAAACCCGAATTTTAGATAGAAATGCCGAAGGATTCACTGAACATTCTAAATGGGTGGATGTTCCTTTAACCGAAGTCGATTGGAAACTATCCGTCAAATTGCCCGACAAGATTAGCACAAATAACATGAATGTTTTTTTAATGCTTGTCTTTTTCACCTTCTTTTTTGCTCACATGATTTATACCATCGTGGAGGAACTGATCATTCGCAGGAATGCCAAAAACCAAAAGTTACTAAATGAAAGGCAAAAAATAGAATTCGTCGGTACATTGGCTGCCAGTACTGCACATGAAATAAAAAACCCACTTACCGGCATAAAGGGGCTAGTGCAGTTATTGGTTGAAAAACACCCCGAAGAACAAGATCAGTTCTATTATTCTGTCATCATGAAGGAAATTGAACGGATCAATAGTATCGTCAGCGAATTTTTGATTTTAGGGAAGCCGATGGCCCAGACTTTATCCATACATGATATTCGCAGTATCATTGCAGAATTGAGACCAATAATAGAATCAGAAGCACGCCACTTCAATATTGAAGTGGAATGGAAAATCATGAAGGAGCCGATCCTGGTTCATTGTACAAAGGACCAACTTAAACAAGTCATTCTCAACATTGCCAAAAACGGTTTCGAGGCCATGGAAGTTGGGAAAAAGTTAAGGATTCGAATTCACCATGAAAATGAATGGGCTAAAATCATGATCAGCGACACCGGGCAAGGACTGAGTGAAAAAGAAATAGGCAAAGTGTTCGATCCCTTCTATACATCGAAAAAGGAAGGAACGGGATTAGGGCTATTTGTGTGTAAACGAATAATTGAATCTTTTAACGGTACCATCGAGTTTTCAAGTAAACCTCTGAACGGTACAACCGTAACAATCAGCTTACCGTTGATAAAAGACCACCATTAG
- a CDS encoding MarR family winged helix-turn-helix transcriptional regulator → MENNNIQQSLKLFIVMSRAHRSINDVVNKHIAEEGLNPTEFAVLELLYHKGDQPLQQIGGKILLASGSITYVVDKLEQKEYLQRIACKEDRRVTFAKITDKGKAFIEGVFPEHEKRIDDIMSVLTHDEKDTVIELLKKIGYSAQN, encoded by the coding sequence ATGGAGAATAATAACATCCAACAGTCTTTGAAACTGTTCATTGTGATGTCTAGAGCCCATCGTTCAATAAATGATGTGGTAAATAAACATATAGCAGAAGAGGGTTTGAATCCAACTGAGTTCGCAGTACTGGAATTACTTTATCATAAAGGGGATCAGCCCCTGCAGCAAATAGGCGGAAAAATCCTGCTAGCTAGCGGCAGCATTACCTATGTCGTGGATAAACTTGAACAGAAGGAATATCTACAGCGAATAGCATGTAAAGAGGATCGCCGTGTAACCTTTGCAAAAATAACGGATAAAGGAAAGGCCTTTATTGAAGGAGTATTTCCTGAGCATGAAAAAAGAATCGATGATATCATGAGTGTACTTACACACGATGAAAAGGACACTGTTATCGAATTGCTTAAAAAGATTGGGTATTCCGCTCAAAATTAG
- a CDS encoding M3 family oligoendopeptidase — translation MKFNEYEYKRPEMDEIKSRFMKALEKFTDAANADAQIKAMEEINEIRNYVGTMFNLVYIRHSIDTNDDFYKAENDYLDDFSPEMEELTSKFYNELVRSKFRKELEKKWGTQLFDLAEAQLKTFSPEIIPQLQKENKLSSEYSQLIASAKIRFDGKELTLAQLQPFMESSDRELRKNASEAYYGFFEEKQEELDRIFDDLVKVRHGISTALGYGNFVELGYYRMTRTDYDAEMVAAFRKQVKEEVVPLVTRLKGRQRKRLGLEKLNYYDENFHFRTGNAIPKGDAEWIIENGKRMYQELSPETNRFFNYMIDNDLMDLVAKKGKESGGYCTFIEDYKAPFIFSNFNGTSGDIDVLTHEAGHAFQVYRSRELDIPEYYWPTYEACEIHSMSMEFLTWPWMELFFKEDTEKYKFSHLSGALIFLPYGVAVDEFQHFVYENPDASPVERKQAWRKIEMEYLPHRDYEGNEFLENGGYWQRQSHIYQSPFYYIDYTLAQICAFQFWKRSTEKDETAWGDYLNLCQLGGSKSFLDLVESANLNSPFDDGTVQSVVKVIDEWLSNVDDKAL, via the coding sequence ATGAAATTTAATGAGTATGAATATAAACGTCCTGAAATGGATGAAATTAAATCCCGATTCATGAAAGCTTTGGAAAAGTTTACTGACGCCGCTAATGCTGATGCGCAAATAAAAGCCATGGAAGAAATAAATGAAATCCGAAATTATGTGGGTACGATGTTCAATTTGGTCTATATACGGCATTCCATTGATACGAATGATGATTTTTATAAAGCTGAGAATGATTATTTAGATGACTTCTCCCCTGAAATGGAAGAGTTAACCTCAAAATTTTACAATGAACTCGTTCGCTCGAAATTTCGTAAGGAGCTTGAGAAGAAATGGGGAACTCAACTATTTGACCTGGCAGAGGCCCAACTCAAAACTTTTTCGCCCGAAATCATCCCACAGCTGCAAAAAGAAAATAAATTATCAAGTGAATATTCGCAATTGATTGCCTCTGCAAAAATTCGCTTTGATGGAAAAGAATTAACACTTGCGCAGCTTCAGCCTTTTATGGAGTCCTCGGACCGTGAGTTAAGGAAAAATGCAAGTGAGGCATATTACGGTTTCTTTGAAGAAAAACAGGAGGAATTGGATCGTATATTCGATGACCTAGTCAAGGTGAGGCATGGAATTTCGACAGCGCTAGGTTATGGGAATTTCGTGGAACTTGGGTATTATCGAATGACTCGGACTGATTATGATGCTGAAATGGTTGCTGCATTCCGCAAGCAGGTTAAAGAGGAAGTGGTACCGCTTGTCACCCGGCTGAAGGGACGTCAGCGCAAACGTCTTGGATTGGAGAAACTGAACTATTATGATGAGAATTTTCATTTCAGAACGGGTAATGCCATTCCAAAAGGCGATGCTGAGTGGATCATCGAAAATGGGAAAAGGATGTACCAGGAGCTTTCGCCTGAAACTAATCGGTTTTTCAACTATATGATTGATAATGACCTGATGGACCTTGTGGCGAAGAAAGGAAAAGAAAGCGGTGGCTATTGTACTTTTATAGAAGACTATAAAGCTCCGTTCATCTTTTCTAATTTCAACGGTACTTCCGGGGATATAGATGTTTTGACGCATGAGGCAGGCCATGCATTCCAAGTGTATCGCAGCCGTGAACTTGACATTCCTGAGTATTATTGGCCAACATATGAAGCATGTGAAATCCATTCGATGAGCATGGAATTTTTAACTTGGCCATGGATGGAGCTGTTTTTCAAGGAAGATACGGAAAAGTATAAGTTTTCCCATTTAAGCGGTGCGCTCATATTCCTCCCGTATGGGGTAGCTGTTGATGAATTTCAGCATTTTGTCTATGAAAATCCTGATGCCTCCCCCGTTGAAAGAAAGCAGGCTTGGCGTAAGATCGAGATGGAATATTTGCCACATCGGGATTATGAAGGAAATGAATTCCTGGAGAATGGCGGGTATTGGCAGCGGCAAAGCCACATTTATCAATCACCTTTCTATTATATCGATTATACATTGGCCCAAATTTGTGCTTTCCAATTCTGGAAAAGGTCGACTGAAAAAGATGAAACGGCTTGGGGGGATTATTTGAATCTGTGCCAACTTGGAGGCAGCAAGTCGTTCCTTGATCTCGTTGAATCTGCGAATCTGAATTCCCCATTTGATGATGGTACTGTACAGTCCGTGGTGAAGGTGATAGACGAATGGCTCTCCAATGTAGATGATAAGGCATTATGA
- a CDS encoding YkvI family membrane protein, with amino-acid sequence MLSRWSGSFQIAAVYVGTVVGAGFATGKEIVEFFTRYGFYGFIGILIAGYIFIFTGTKIMLISTRIRASSYEEFNQFLFGRKIAGIINFFFLIMLLGVTAVMISGSGAVFEEQLGVPKSIGSWSTIILASLVLMMGMRGVFTVNSFVVPIMICFSLILFFSTLDNGDFFKTLTKVPDEGITVKMILSPFAYTAFNLALAQAVLVPVAYEVRDEKVIKHGAILGGIFLTIILLTGHFSLMTLPDVNRYEIPSAVIMRTAASQLYWMFILVIYGEIFTSVIGNIYGLQRQISNYIKLPSMMIIAVIFLIALIISEFGYGRLLGYIYPVFGYISLLFLILVWKSKAGKE; translated from the coding sequence ATGCTGTCAAGGTGGTCAGGGAGTTTTCAGATTGCAGCAGTTTATGTAGGCACAGTCGTCGGTGCAGGATTTGCAACTGGAAAAGAGATTGTCGAGTTTTTTACCCGTTATGGCTTTTATGGCTTTATCGGGATTTTAATAGCAGGTTATATTTTCATTTTCACGGGGACGAAAATCATGCTCATTTCCACAAGGATAAGAGCATCTTCCTATGAGGAGTTCAATCAATTTCTTTTTGGGAGGAAAATAGCGGGAATCATCAACTTCTTTTTCCTTATCATGCTGTTGGGAGTGACGGCTGTCATGATTTCGGGTTCAGGAGCCGTTTTCGAAGAACAACTTGGCGTGCCTAAAAGTATAGGAAGTTGGTCTACGATCATACTGGCATCCTTGGTCCTGATGATGGGCATGCGCGGTGTTTTCACTGTGAATTCTTTTGTTGTACCAATCATGATCTGCTTTAGCTTGATCCTTTTTTTCTCGACTTTGGATAATGGGGATTTCTTTAAGACACTTACAAAAGTTCCTGATGAAGGGATCACCGTGAAAATGATTTTGTCACCATTTGCCTATACAGCCTTTAACCTTGCTTTGGCACAGGCTGTACTGGTTCCGGTTGCGTATGAAGTTCGAGATGAGAAGGTCATTAAACATGGTGCAATTCTTGGAGGGATATTCCTGACGATCATTTTATTGACGGGGCATTTTTCACTTATGACACTTCCTGACGTGAATAGATATGAAATTCCTTCAGCTGTTATTATGAGAACGGCAGCCAGTCAGTTATATTGGATGTTCATTTTAGTGATTTACGGGGAGATATTCACTTCGGTCATCGGAAACATTTATGGATTACAGAGGCAAATCAGCAATTATATTAAATTGCCAAGCATGATGATCATAGCGGTGATTTTTTTAATAGCTTTGATCATCAGTGAATTCGGATATGGAAGATTACTAGGATATATTTATCCGGTTTTTGGATACATAAGTCTCCTTTTTTTAATATTGGTCTGGAAAAGCAAGGCGGGGAAGGAGTAA
- a CDS encoding YkvS family protein: MKKAEVGNIIEFREGLKGIVEKVNENSVIVDVTYMENYRDLELEQKTVVNHKNYKIIG, encoded by the coding sequence ATGAAGAAAGCGGAAGTTGGAAATATCATTGAATTTAGAGAAGGCTTAAAAGGAATCGTCGAGAAAGTGAACGAGAACTCAGTAATCGTAGACGTCACGTATATGGAAAATTATCGTGATCTGGAACTTGAACAGAAAACCGTCGTCAACCATAAAAATTATAAAATCATAGGATGA
- a CDS encoding sigma-70 family RNA polymerase sigma factor, giving the protein MEDFSVLTSEFTPMIHHIIRSLSIYKNKEEYFQVGLIALWESYGKFDEEFGQFSNYAFTVIKGKILNELKHHHKYEANTEPFDSFLLEIKDPFSIHDEAFAIDNLLTYTDGLTLNQQRWLLQTYLENKTVTEIAEIYKVTTAAVKSWRRSALNKLRKQLIFP; this is encoded by the coding sequence ATGGAAGATTTCTCAGTACTAACGTCCGAATTCACGCCGATGATCCATCATATAATCCGCTCACTTTCCATCTATAAAAATAAGGAAGAATATTTTCAAGTAGGATTGATCGCTTTATGGGAGTCATATGGGAAATTCGATGAAGAATTCGGTCAGTTCTCCAACTATGCCTTTACGGTTATCAAAGGCAAAATTCTGAATGAATTAAAGCACCACCATAAATATGAAGCCAACACCGAACCATTTGATTCCTTCCTACTAGAGATTAAAGATCCATTTTCAATACACGATGAGGCCTTTGCCATCGATAATCTCTTAACCTACACGGATGGATTGACACTGAATCAGCAACGCTGGCTTTTACAGACGTACTTGGAGAATAAAACGGTGACTGAAATTGCTGAGATATATAAAGTTACTACCGCAGCCGTCAAATCATGGAGAAGGTCCGCTTTAAATAAATTAAGGAAACAATTGATTTTTCCATAA
- a CDS encoding thermonuclease family protein, which produces MNGNSFLHSYLNAFLLTALCLITLSGCQAASDNLINQSKQEDSISNEDIRSSADSSNEEKGKTFTAEIIKVVDGDTVKIKMANGNEETVRLLLVDTPETVHPSKPVQPFGPEASKFTKELMPAGSEVEVETGIGERDKYGRLLAYFYVDGKMVNKLLLEKGLARVAYVYAPNTKYLDELENIQKQAQKDEIGIWSIENYATSKGFDDSKSVEASVEKPTASCSNPQIKGNINSKGNKIYHIPSGQYYEITKPEEMFCTEQDAQDAGFRKSQS; this is translated from the coding sequence ATGAACGGAAATTCCTTTTTACATTCTTATCTGAATGCCTTTCTCCTGACTGCACTTTGCCTGATCACGTTGTCTGGCTGCCAGGCTGCATCAGATAACCTAATTAATCAATCCAAACAGGAAGATTCAATTTCCAATGAAGACATCCGATCCAGTGCGGATTCTTCAAATGAAGAAAAAGGCAAGACATTCACAGCCGAGATCATTAAAGTTGTTGACGGAGATACAGTAAAAATCAAAATGGCTAATGGGAACGAAGAAACGGTCAGGCTCCTTTTGGTAGATACTCCAGAAACCGTCCACCCATCCAAGCCCGTTCAGCCCTTTGGACCTGAAGCAAGCAAATTCACCAAGGAACTAATGCCAGCGGGTTCTGAAGTGGAAGTAGAAACCGGCATAGGTGAAAGAGATAAATATGGTCGGCTGCTGGCCTATTTTTATGTTGACGGTAAAATGGTGAATAAACTCCTGCTTGAAAAAGGACTGGCAAGGGTGGCCTATGTTTATGCACCGAACACGAAATATCTAGATGAATTGGAAAACATTCAGAAACAAGCCCAAAAAGACGAAATCGGTATTTGGTCAATTGAAAACTATGCAACTTCAAAGGGCTTTGATGATTCGAAGTCCGTGGAGGCTTCAGTGGAAAAGCCAACTGCATCTTGCAGTAACCCGCAAATTAAAGGGAATATAAACTCTAAAGGCAACAAAATATATCACATTCCTTCGGGCCAATATTACGAAATAACCAAACCGGAAGAAATGTTTTGTACAGAACAAGACGCACAGGATGCTGGATTCCGAAAATCACAAAGTTAA